TTTGTTATGATCAACATATATTAACGAGCGGTCAATCAGCTTTTTCAATCCGGTTCTTGGACATAATTTGTGATCCCATAGGTAGGGGGCAATTCTTTCGTCAATTCCGATGAAAAAACATGCTATGTctagaaacatttttttacCATCACCTTCTAATAAATCATAGCTTATCCTCAATTGTTGTTGTACCTTCTCATCAGGCACGTCCCTCAATTTCTCTAGCATCTCTCCCCATAttctttgatcttcttctcctttgagGCATGAACCTATAACCGTGAGAGCTAAGGGAAGCCCTCCTATGATGGCGACAATATCACGAGAAACGGTCGCTAGTTGTTTTGGAGGTGGTTTCTTTTCAAAGGCATGTATGCTAAACAGAAGCAAAGAGTtttcaaaatccattttttgGAGTTCATACCACTATGTAGACTTCAACAGGGCCCCATCTTGACAATTAATGGCCTTATGTCGAGATGTGAAAATGATCCAACTTCCTAACGAGAATTTACAACCCCCAATCAAATTATCGAGGTGGTTTGGATGATCCACATCGTCAAGAAGAATAAGAACCTTCTTTTCTTCACAACTTAAGCGGATCATATTAATCCCCATCTCGGGATCACGCACTGTACTTTTATGACATTTCCTTATATCTGAGAGCAGTAAAGATTGGACATGCTTGATACCCTCGTGATTAATTGTTTCTCTAATATCCTTGAGATAGCTGCGGCattcaaaattgtcaaaaagctTTTTATAGATGATCGTAGCCAGAGTTGTCTTACCGATGCCGCCCATCCCCCAAATCCCAATAATTCGAGTGGCCGGGCAAGCAAGATCCACCAATGCCATAACCTCAGCCACATGATCCTCGATTGCAACCAAGTTTACAGGAAGATGTGGTTGAAAATCATGTTGCTGCTCACGCAATATTATTTCTACGAGTTCATTTACCAATTCCCCTTCACGCCTGTCAAACAACACAACACATGAGAACTTATTAATGGCCCTACAAAACATGGATTAAGATTGATAAATAGAAAAGTTCTTCTTCCACAAGAATCTGTTTAAAGAAGGTAAACGAGGTACCCATCAGCAAATTTCTCTGATTCAAATACTCTAAGATCAACTGCTTTTTTGAGAGCTAGCAGCCCCTGTTGCTTGACATCCTCCTCAAAACGATCCTTTTGGGATTCGAAGGCCTCTCCAAAGGCCCCCTTTAGTTCTCGCACCTCATAGGGTTTCACCTTGTAAAGCACGGGCAAGACTTTTTGCTCTCCTCTTTCCTCGCACTCCATTATCTGAATGAGCTCACGGAGGCACCATTCGCTAGCAGCATAATTTTCCGAGATGACTGGGATTGAAACCTTAGAGTGCTCGATTGCACTGATGAGATTTTCACCAATTTTCTCGCCAAAGGGGAGGTCCTCATCATCTCTGAACACGAAGTTTGGATGGCACCTCAGGCCCACAGCTTTGAGTCTTTGGTAGAGGTGATCGACGAAGCCTTTGCGAGTATCAGgccctctaaagctcaagaatacATAGTAATTGTTTCCATTCACAGAGGTGGATGAAGCGGATAGGTCAGAATTCGCTCCGGACGCCGACGGCACATCGATCTTCTTCAAAGAGTccgaagagggaagaagaagaggcgaTTCGCTCTCGCACTCCCCGCCTGTAATTCAACCGATTTTCCGTGTCTTTGTTTCTTCGAAGGGGTCGGACTCGAAGCATCGGTGTCTCTAGGACGCTTGGGCCGTTGCTTTGAGTAATAATTTCCCAtcgcagctctctctctctctctctctctctctgtgagacTCGACTGTTGTGGATAGTTTTGAGGTGATGGAAGAAGGGGGTGAGTACAGTGGTTTGCCTGTCAACCAGGAAGAAGATGGCTCCGTTCGGCTGCTAGGGTTTCAGCTGGGAAGCGTACTCGAGCCGGTAATGgtaaagaggaagaaaggaaagcaGGAGGCGAGACCCGGCTACTCGGATTTTATGAACATTTTAATCTCTCCCAATACTTTAAACGAGGAAAAATGGAAGCGTGCTCGACTaatgtttcgggtcgggtccaGTATCATcaaaaacccgacccgacccattgacGCCTCCACTTTACATGTTGGAGAAATTCCCTTTGGAAGAGCCTAGAAATCtgtacattgaattttttttacctaAATTCTTCTCTTCAACGGAaacaattattaaaaatatctattATAAAATTAACgcggaaaaatatcaaatcttccAATCTGAATCATTGtgaaatcacaaaaatttgaaTGAGAAACATTAAATAACACCAAAAATTTACATTATTTGAGCCACTATCACataatctattataattttcttgtaTTATCATTATTGTGCTTTCTATACTCAACaacaatgaataataaatgatatctactttcaaaatgaatttcaatccAAGTTCACCTTTGAGGATTTTCAAACGGAACAATTAacaacctcatttttttttaattaaggaTTTGAAGAAATGGTATAATTTGCAATGCTCATTGGTCAAAGTTGGGATTATTACATGGATCATCTGATTTGTAATTGTACCAAACCAACCTGATGAGGGCCATGAAATGACGTTTTCTTTGGGCAAAGTAGAGTGGAAAAAGCATGGTAGAAAATCTTCATTATAAAGCTTCATCTCTTGATTGTAGCTTTACTATTACTTCAATCCGAACCTGGTTTGCTCTTTCGTTCCAACACCTGATTTCCTTCGGACTCAATGATTCTCCCTTCCCATGTCATCTTGATTTGAGGTTACCTAGCTATTTAGTGTGTTCAACAAATTAACTATTAAAACCATCAGAGATAATTGGAGAATTTCagataaattatttatatttgtttctACTAACAACTTCTGATATATCCTAGATTAATCATCTTGATTTCTAGCTTCTCAATTATGTATCATGATCTTTTTGAGGCATTGGGCATTCAATAATTCAACTATATGATTCTTTGATGACAGAGATTGTTCTCAATAACTTTAGCCTTCTCACATTTGTAATCAAAACAAGACTTGGAGGAATCATCTCTTCCTCTTGGACTCTATATTTCAGATCAATTTTGACACCATGAGCATAGTCTTGTTGATATAGATAGTACTTTTTAGCAGATTTCAAAAGTAGAGATATAATTTCCAACTCTGTTCTATGTTATAAATTTAGAATGGGTACAGAAATTTCACCTATTGTACTATTTGACTATGCTAATAGTAGAAATATCAGAGTCTTTTTTTCTCCAATCTTGAAGAAGGACACGCTGATGGCTGCAACTGCAATTCTTCATTCTCTGCGAGATAAGTGATTACTAGAAAATCTCAACTGCTCCAACAAGATGACGGAATTTCAATCCTAAAACGGTTGGCTCAAGTTTGGCGTGCTCTGCCGATCTCTGCCTTCCCCTGCATTTCTCAATAGAAATGCAACTCTTTGtgcattcatttcttctttcagCACATGATTTTATGTAAACCAAGCagcctctttttgttttatttttttttttatttttaaaagagagaagaagaacagtCTCTCAAATTATAAAGCAAAGtaacttaataaaaagaataactGACAAAGACTCTCTTTGCATGTATACAATCGAGACTGGAGGTAGACATGAGACAAGGAGTGCTCTGACCCGGCGTGTGGCAACTCGGAAGAAGAGAAGACGCGGTCGAGTCACGATCGGTGGAAATAGACTGCCAAAACACTATCCAATTCGCCGTCGATTCACAATCGGTTTAGTtcggtttttcaattttcttttttaaatattaaaaaaagaggtttaatgaaaaaagaaagagattatgAAAAGAGATAGACTATATAAATTGCAGTATTAAGAAGAGTTAGCGCATTAGCCAGACAGGGACGAGACAGAGAGGTCCCGCTTTCCACAAAGCCTCCGCCATGGATCGCCTCCGCCGCCCGCTGCTGCTTCTCAGGCTCATCTGCATTGCCCTGGCCAGAGCCTCTGCTCAGGGCCCGGTCGCCAACCCCACCGCCACGTCCGCTCTCCCCATGCCCACCACCCCTCCACCGCCCTGCCCcctaccaccaccacccccgCCGATGAGCGCTCCCCCTCCCACCGTGATGGCCCTGCCCCCAGGTGACCGTCCCTCCCCCGCGACCCCGCCTCTGGTGTCTGCCCTGCCCCCAGCCACCCCCTGCCCGCCACCCAGCCCCTAGTCAGCACTCCCCACCACTGACTCCCCCTCCTGCCACCCCTTCCCCGGCGACTCCTCCTTCCACTACTCCTCCCCTGGCAACTCTGCCTCTGGCCACGCCGCCCCCGGCCATCCGCCGCCCGCTCCCCTCGCGTCTCCGCTGGCCCTCGTCCCCACTCCAGCCCCGGCGAAGAAGCCAACATCCCCAGCGCTGTTGCCCTAGTTGCTAAGCCCTCCAGCACCGCCGATGGAGGCTCCTGCGCCGAGCCTGAGCATGGGCACTCCAAGCCCGTCGCAGATAGAGAAAGCATTCTGAGCTAGCTCTCCAACTGGGACTGTAAATTTACAATCCTGCCATGAACAAGACTAAGACTTCACCGAAGCATCATGTCGAGATAAACAACCAGTTTCCCAGTACATCCTAAACTGCATAGACAGAGAAGTGACGATAGCATGCTGTCAAGGAAAACCCCTAAGAACAAACAGAAAATACTAATATATCTCTGCAGGTTACTTgctttttttcattgttagaGGACGTGAATCGTCTCTAACATTCACAGTATTCACTGGAGTGTGATATAGTGAACGACCCCGTACCCCGATATTTGTCCGTTATTCTGTATGAGGCATGCTCCCGATAACACTGGTCTTACCTTCAACACCCCAATCCAGACATGTCTAGATCTTGTCAAAGCACTAACTCTTCAAGCCCCCCAAGCTCAATTGATTTCTTGCAGTCTCCTGCAACCGGATATTGCAGGCTTTTACATGCTGACAAATCTGGAACAGTCTCGATTATTTCTATCCTGAGATACCTATTTGGGTTAAATATCcagattactttttttttttttgagcccTGGTATTTCCAAAAGTTCATAACAATCCCCCAATATCGGATTCCTTAAATCTTTGAATATACACACATCTGAAAAAAAATCCTGGGACTCCGCATCCTCAATGTATATACATTCGCAGGACAAGAATTTCTCTAGGCTTTGAATGTCATGTAACAGCGATTGATGTTCAATCGCTTCAGGGTCTTGAAGCATGATATTTCTGGTAATTTCTCAATGGATGTGCACCCTGACATATTCATATACTGTCCATACCTGTGCTACTCGAGGATCTAGCCATGGCCCATCGGTATACTAAGCACGTATTTCGACACTCATGAATATCATGCAAAATCAAACATCAGAAATTAGGAATAGAAGAAACTTAATAACATTAACAGATGATTTTGTACATGTTCATATAAAGTAATTTTCAAGGAAAAACTGatgaataaatatcaaaatttaagaaattaaatgaTTGTAGAAAGTGACAGAATAGTGAAAAATGTAAAGAATTATGTGCTACTCATCTTCATTACATCCGCCTTTAGTGCAGTATAATACCACCTCCATTCTGTAATAAGCGAGCTTTTCCCGGCAAGGGTTACATGAGCCATTTACGCACGCACACAttcaaagagaggagagaaaaagctACTGTTAGACAATAGATGTCAGATTAGAGAGGATTAGAGGagcggataaaaacagaattaacttatcaaataagataactgccggagaaaaaaaaagatattaaactCTGCAATAATTTCAACCAATCATTAACGAATGTAATCTTAGACCCTTGCAATTCATGGGCATCTTGCTATGGAAATACTCAGATGGTATGGCCAGTAAGTAATTCTTGGAATCAATCAAACCACCAGAGGTTGCCCTgggatttatgaaattttacttcCATGCTCTATTTGAGAACATGGGTCTGCCGCAGCTCTGTGAGTCCATGCAACTTTCCTGTCACGAAGGCTGGTTATTCACGCATCTTTATTGCTAAGGAAACTATCGATCATTTGAGTTCAGCAATCAGTTTCCTTTTCCTGTCTCACCTACTTGTGCCCTCTTTCatctatttattctttttaaagGGAGACTCTACCGGCAATTGCACAGATCATCCAACATTCAGCACCACACTATTCAACTGCCACATATGGCTTTGCTTTGCCAAATTCTCCTTTTGCTAGCTAACGAACTCCTCTTCATGTTGAGCATTATTGTGACCAACAGCGATGCCACCGGAAGCATTGGTACTAGTAGTATGCCGAAGAGGGTGGTGGCACAACTGATCCATTGCAATTCCATCCAATCGCCATTCTTTGACCCTAATAATATGGACATTGATTGTGCCAAGTTCGCTCTCAAAAATTCTGTTGCACGGTTTGCCACAATTGagcaaaagatgaagagctgCAAGGTGAATGCATCGTACTCCGACAACATTCAAGCAAACCTACAAGCAAAAACCTCTGTGGGCGTGTTCATCGTGGAGTTTTACATAAAAGACACATCTCAACCAGTGCTTGCAGTCATGGACACTGGAAGTACCCTTCTCTGGCTCCATTGCATTCCCTGCAAAAATTGTGCTTAAGCCTCTGTCCCAATATACGATCCTAGCATAACCTCAACATATACAAATGTATCATGCCTGTCAGAATATCGTGAGGCTTTGCATCGTCCAAAATGTGATGAGCGCAAAAATTGCAAATACGAGGTCGAATATGAAGTTGCCCGCCCAACAGAAAGGATACTTGCCAGAGAGTCGCTCATATTTGACACTTCTGACGAAGTGCTACTCACCATACCAAATGTCGTCTTCGGGTGCAGTCATGAGAGTGGGGAGAAACCCGATTCGGTTATGGGAGTATTTAAACTGAATAATAATAAGTTGTCTCTAGCTACACAACAAGGAGCTAAATTCTCCTATTGTGTTGGAAAAGTTAAAGATCCTTCTTATGGATACAACCAGTTAATTTTAGGGGAAGAGGCCATCCTTGAAGGTGACTTGACACCCCTACATGTATACAAGGATTTTACTTTGTCACTCTGGAAGGGATAAGTCTGGGATTTATGCTTAATATTCCTAGAGCTGCATTCAAGCGAACAGCTTCAGGAAAGGTGGCATCATGATTGACTCGGAAGGCGAGAGTGGTGTTTTAATCTAATGAGCGTATGAGGAGCTTGCCAATGCAGTAAGAGAGAAGACGGAACTGAAAAGTTGGTTCAAGCCCTACGAAGATCTCAATGCACTGTACTTTGAAGGTGATGTTAACAAGGATAATGAGGGACTTCCCGTCGTTACTTTTCATTTTAGCGGCCGTGCAAAGCTGGGATTAAAGGCCGAGAGCTTGTTCTCTCAAACATCACCTATGTATTTCTGCATGATGATGTTGAAAAAGCCCAGTGACTACTGTGATTGGAACGAATGCTCTGCAGTTCTATAATGTGGGATGTGACATTTCGGGGAAAAAATTGTACTTGAGGAGGATGGACCGCGAACTCCTAGATGAATGATGAATTCCAGAAATATGATCTTTACTCATCAGCTCACTAGTTTAGTTCAgattatctttttcttcctcgacTTATAGTTTAGTTTAAGCTATCACCTTTCTCACCATGCACACTCCTTCGCAGTTGTTACATTGGTTGTAACTATATCTGacattcttttttccatttttgtttaaGTCAGTCTATTTCTCAAGAAAGGATTAGGTGTCCAAGTGATGTCGTGCCAATTCTACAAAAATCCTACAAAATCCACCTAACAGACCACGTGTCACATTTGGGCCACCTATCAGAAACCCGAGCATCCTCTCTCTTCAATTATACAACacactctctcctctctcttcaataaaaagaacaaaacccacactttttcttcaaaagactATCTCCCAAGATCTCCCAAGATCCAGCCGTTCGCATCTCAAGCTCATACCCGCCACCAAGCTTAGATTCAAAATCTAAAGCTAAAGTGCGCCGGCCAAGCTCGACAACGGTGAGGTGGCAATGGATGGCGACTCACTCCCTCCACAACTTCCAGATCTAACAagggctcgaccctcgccagatctagcagGAACTCTTGATCACAGGCCAAAGGAAaagataggaaaataaaagaaccggtgaagaagaagagaaaaccgtGAAAGAAGAAGTGGTCACAAATGAGAGAAAAATCTAACAAGTGGACCTTTTATGGATACATGTCACACAGTAAATGGACTATCGTAAAAATAACATGACACAGATgtgtacccaatattttctcctatatcTCAAAGTGTGTTCACTTGGCTCGATTCATACAAAACTAGCTTCTTCAGGGCATTCGGTAGTTTGGTCTTAACTTTGGTGATTCGGCACTTATATTCAGGATCATCTGGGCAAATGCTCTAACAGCTAGAAAGATTGTTCTAACTGCCTAAAGCCAGAGAGCGGAAAGTCTGCTCTGTAGATCCAACGACATctcaaagaattgaaaaaacaGCAAGCAAGTTTCTTTTCTTCGATCCAACATGCAGCTCATAAAGTTAAATACATAATATTGCTTTTCATTCAATTTGTAGCATTTGAATTGAAAGGTCACAACTATTTCTTTTCGCCAGAGTCAGGTTGGTGTTTATGGACTTTGATATTCAGACCAAATCATGATGGCAATAGAACACTATCAAGAATGTAAAGGTGTAGTAGTCATACTATGATTTCTCTCTGCTCAAGACAATTACGACATACAAAATCTCCGGCATAACATTCCTCACATTtccttttcaagaaattgatacGAAGCGCCTCCCCAAGAAATCTCCGAAGCTAAAAATCCCAATACAAGTACAATATGGAATGCAAGGAATGAGCATACCGGAAAGAACCCACAGCTCCAAGCATCAACCTTCGCGAGGATCcatgtcataaaaaaagaatcaaccCACCATTAATACTTGGACAAGCAGGAAAAATTAGGGGGGAAATGTTGAAATAATTAACTCATAAATAACTCCAAGGGCTCCACTAAGCGATTCCCTCATCCGCTGAGGCACCCCAAGTAAAATTAGGCTCTGCACAGCTCCAAAGTAGAATTACAGATTATTTTACAATGGATGTTTGCCCCGGTGGTAGAGAGTTGTTTGGCATTCCGCAATTAGCTGCAGCAACTCATTAAAGTTTAGTTCACAGACAAAGCAGCAACTGCAGCACTATTCTTCATTTTATTCTGCATATTGACCTCGAGTCCCGGTGATTTAGCGCAAGACACGCTTAATACAGCACCAGCAACtgttatttcaatttctgaagGATATCATGAAGCACCCATTTTATCACTTGCTCTATAATAAAGCATTTTCTGGACATAGAACATCATGTACCCTTGTGCAGCTCTCACAATGTTCTCATTCACTTGGGTAATCCAAGCATCATCGCACTTGTACCACTGATTGCTCAGACGCAGATAAGTCACATAATGGCCGGCGTCTAATTTACTAGCGTGAGTGACAACAGCGAACACCTCAAATTCTGAGGATGACTCATTTGATGCATCAGTTCATCcccatcaaaaaggaaaatcatgtTCCCAAATCTTATCCTCAAAATGGAAGAAGAGAGGTAAGGGGCCATGTCCagtgaaaatggaaaatgcaGATATCGATCGTGTtgaagaaatcttcttgaagtgttttgaagctgacaaaacgtttccatcagtctagtctgaaggtttgcagactctactatttaaagtctgaagacctccaggacaaagccgagactcaagactcaaagtctattctcattgtgagtctctaatccagttgaagaaaggctatctagaattggatgttttattaaggatatgacattatcgactggagaagatctcttggctggatatgacataacggaatcctttgattgatcgagattgattcgaagattaaggatccgatgattggcaaaatattctttgaaggttctacttatggaaaccgagatcctgattatatgggcgaacatgattgatggactatcgacatgttcctttaatagctcgaatgatcttcctaattgattctggccaacgggtagattggagaaatt
This genomic stretch from Eucalyptus grandis isolate ANBG69807.140 chromosome 3, ASM1654582v1, whole genome shotgun sequence harbors:
- the LOC108957973 gene encoding TMV resistance protein N-like, with amino-acid sequence MECEERGEQKVLPVLYKVKPYEVRELKGAFGEAFESQKDRFEEDVKQQGLLALKKAVDLRVFESEKFADGREGELVNELVEIILREQQHDFQPHLPVNLVAIEDHVAEVMALVDLACPATRIIGIWGMGGIGKTTLATIIYKKLFDNFECRSYLKDIRETINHEGIKHVQSLLLSDIRKCHKSTVRDPEMGINMIRLSCEEKKVLILLDDVDHPNHLDNLIGGCKFSLGSWIIFTSRHKAINCQDGALLKST